A region of Toxorhynchites rutilus septentrionalis strain SRP chromosome 1, ASM2978413v1, whole genome shotgun sequence DNA encodes the following proteins:
- the LOC129763318 gene encoding glycosaminoglycan xylosylkinase homolog isoform X1, with translation MAKRRQLYLGVLSLLLFLLVLIFSLNFYLVNWLAAHERPRHDLDREPIQSVTASSLAAPLAYYEKDPQHGLLQLVENKHPKTARAVSIHAAVEAKVAKLKPVFKNKNPRYVPVKRGLRRSFEARNYNISSVWRIANSWPSRNEIFPQKDERIGKTIKALQEADVLKTRNTPRGTQLKLIFELAGGQLAIFKPSWYERNTTIDGQVYSGKDRHNSEIVAFHLAAVLNLRWTPIVVGRRISLVEVYRLADDELQSTMIKNDTRQCVYGKCHYCKESETICDHPETGMVEGALLLLIPGKFAKYRSPWQRTYQTGAAAEWEKNDSYCVKVKEQLPLVRILDLIDVAVFDFLIQNGDRHHYETRDDRVLLMDNGKGFGNPYTDHFDILAPLYQCCMIRRTTWERLQILSGGALTESLLSLNVIDLLQPLLTKEHYIGIERRLLLVYATVELCKEKYGSKVLK, from the exons ATGGCCAAACGCAGACAGCTCTATCTGGGTGTACTGTCGCTGCTGCTCTTCCTGCTAGTGCTCATCTTTAGCCTTAACTTCTATCTCGTAAATTGGCTCGCCGCTCACGAACGACCCCGGCATGATCTCGATCGCGAGCCCATCCAAAGTGTGACGGCGAGTTCACTAGCAGCACCGCTTGCGTATTACGAAAAAGACCCACAGCATGGACTGTTGCAACTAGTCGAGAATAAGCATCCGAAGACAGCTCGAGCTGTTTCGATTCATGCCGCTGTTGAGGCGAAAGTGGCTAAACTAAAACCAGTGTTTAAGAACAAGAATCCACGCTATGTCCCCGTGAAGCGTGGTTTGCGCCGGTCGTTCGAGGCACGGAACTATAACATATCGTCAGTGTGGAGGATTGCCAATTCG TGGCCCAGTAGAAATGAGATTTTTCCCCAGAAAGATGAAAGAATTGGTAAGACAATCAAGGCTCTGCAGGAAGCGGATGTTCTCAAAACCAGGAACACTCCCCGTGGAACGCAGTTGAAACTCATTTTTGAGCTGGCTGGAGGTCAGCTTGCTATTTTCAAACCTAGCTGGTACGAACGGAACACAACCATCGATGGACAGGTTTATTCCGGAAAAGATAGACATAACTCAGAAATAGTGGCTTTCCATTTGGCGGCTGTCCTCAATCTTCGGTGGACACCGATTGTTGTTGGTCGTCGTATTTCACTGGTGGAAGTGTACCGTCTGGCGGATGATGAGTTACAATCAACTATGATAA AGAATGACACTCGCCAATGTGTGTATGGAAAATGCCATTATTGTAAGGAAAGTGAAACAATTTGTGACCATCCGGAAACTGGTATGGTAGAGGGTGCCCTGCTTCTGCTAATACCGGGGAAATTTGCGAAATATCGCTCACCTTGGCAGAGAACCTACCAGACCGGAGCGGCTGCCGAGTGGGAGAAGAACGATTCGTATTGCGTTAAAGTGAAAGAACAACTGCCATTAGTTAGAATATTAGATCTAATCGACGTAGCTGTTTTCGATTTTCTTATACAAAACGGCGATCGTCACCACTACGAGACACGGGACGATCGTGTGCTGCTGATGGATAATGGGAAAGGATTCGGGAATCCATACACGGATCATTTTGATATACTGGCTCCACTGTATCAATGCTGCAT gATTCGTCGTACCACATGGGAGCGGTTGCAGATTCTCTCCGGTGGCGCACTCACAGAATCACTCCTATCGTTGAACGTAATAGATTTACTTCAACCTTTGTTAACCAAAGAGCATTATATTGGAATTGAGAGACGACTATTACTAGTATATGCAACTGTTGAGCTATGTAAAGAGAAATACGGTAGTAAAGTTTTAAAATAG
- the LOC129763318 gene encoding glycosaminoglycan xylosylkinase homolog isoform X2 has product MAKRRQLYLGVLSLLLFLLVLIFSLNFYLVNWLAAHERPRHDLDREPIQSVTASSLAAPLAYYEKDPQHGLLQLVENKHPKTARAVSIHAAVEAKVAKLKPVFKNKNPRYVPVKRGLRRSFEARNYNISSVWRIANSWPSRNEIFPQKDERIGKTIKALQEADVLKTRNTPRGTQLKLIFELAGGQLAIFKPSWYERNTTIDGQVYSGKDRHNSEIVAFHLAAVLNLRWTPIVVGRRISLVEVYRLADDELQSTMIKNDTRQCVYGKCHYCKESETICDHPETGMVEGALLLLIPGKFAKYRSPWQRTYQTGAAAEWEKNDSYCVKVKEQLPLVRILDLIDVAVFDFLIQNGDRHHYETRDDRVLLMDNGKGFGNPYTDHFDILAPLYQCCM; this is encoded by the exons ATGGCCAAACGCAGACAGCTCTATCTGGGTGTACTGTCGCTGCTGCTCTTCCTGCTAGTGCTCATCTTTAGCCTTAACTTCTATCTCGTAAATTGGCTCGCCGCTCACGAACGACCCCGGCATGATCTCGATCGCGAGCCCATCCAAAGTGTGACGGCGAGTTCACTAGCAGCACCGCTTGCGTATTACGAAAAAGACCCACAGCATGGACTGTTGCAACTAGTCGAGAATAAGCATCCGAAGACAGCTCGAGCTGTTTCGATTCATGCCGCTGTTGAGGCGAAAGTGGCTAAACTAAAACCAGTGTTTAAGAACAAGAATCCACGCTATGTCCCCGTGAAGCGTGGTTTGCGCCGGTCGTTCGAGGCACGGAACTATAACATATCGTCAGTGTGGAGGATTGCCAATTCG TGGCCCAGTAGAAATGAGATTTTTCCCCAGAAAGATGAAAGAATTGGTAAGACAATCAAGGCTCTGCAGGAAGCGGATGTTCTCAAAACCAGGAACACTCCCCGTGGAACGCAGTTGAAACTCATTTTTGAGCTGGCTGGAGGTCAGCTTGCTATTTTCAAACCTAGCTGGTACGAACGGAACACAACCATCGATGGACAGGTTTATTCCGGAAAAGATAGACATAACTCAGAAATAGTGGCTTTCCATTTGGCGGCTGTCCTCAATCTTCGGTGGACACCGATTGTTGTTGGTCGTCGTATTTCACTGGTGGAAGTGTACCGTCTGGCGGATGATGAGTTACAATCAACTATGATAA AGAATGACACTCGCCAATGTGTGTATGGAAAATGCCATTATTGTAAGGAAAGTGAAACAATTTGTGACCATCCGGAAACTGGTATGGTAGAGGGTGCCCTGCTTCTGCTAATACCGGGGAAATTTGCGAAATATCGCTCACCTTGGCAGAGAACCTACCAGACCGGAGCGGCTGCCGAGTGGGAGAAGAACGATTCGTATTGCGTTAAAGTGAAAGAACAACTGCCATTAGTTAGAATATTAGATCTAATCGACGTAGCTGTTTTCGATTTTCTTATACAAAACGGCGATCGTCACCACTACGAGACACGGGACGATCGTGTGCTGCTGATGGATAATGGGAAAGGATTCGGGAATCCATACACGGATCATTTTGATATACTGGCTCCACTGTATCAATGCTGCATGTAA
- the LOC129763317 gene encoding uncharacterized protein LOC129763317, with product MQESDDDDEEMKPSASQSVIIPVDNGSLIYANDSVSPTAAPDNATSHIMRPPTRVENAFQLLSERLGKLFLYSSVPNSTESGVLENLKSPLTIFSVFNVIKFENAPCAARRDQHTSLQGICYHETECSQLGGVPVDLCAIGFGVCCVFQFGCNDRTTQNISYFQSPNYPAPIEERLSCTFTIGLRWNTQQVLVEFVFFEMAPPVEGNCYEDQLIISVQNSRRKYPIICGINSGQHLYLQIERESSPFVYLTATSNSVHPKAFSIKITQLAFPQAPQGCLQFFVTITGFIKSFNYDNHSTVVTRRNPSYLNNLNYAICIMRVSNFCSVTFTNSDEQGEENLFQLVNTDEEGVNLVRDNTAGVEIYNCPDDYIAINYLRLCGNRLNDGSVNEDYTQNSSVNDDSGGPIIVPVRSDEQTVGRGFKLMFRQEICTKSVKINLVRMRGKSDGYRWVKPETGKLSITDF from the exons ATGCAAGAAAGCGACGACGACGATGAGGAAATGAAACCGTCTGCTTCACAATCCGTAATCATACCGGTTGATAATGGATCATTGATTTATGCAAACGATAGCGTTTCTCCCACGGCAGCTCCCGACAATGCGACGAGTCATATCATGAGACCACCCACTCGGGTGGAGAATGCATTTCAGCTTCTGAGCGAGCGATTGGGGAAACTGTTTTTGTACAGCTCCGTGCCAAATTCTACCGAATCCGGAGTGCTCGAGAATCTGAAATCTCCTCTGACCATCTTCAGTGTGTTTAATGTAATCAAGTTCGAAAACGCACCTTGTGCGGCCCGAAGGGACCAGCATACTTCGCTGCAAGGGATATGTTACCACGAAACCGAGTGCAGTCAGTTGGGTGGTGTTCCGGTAGACCTGTGCGCCATCGGTTTTGGTGTGTGCTGTGTCT TTCAATTCGGATGTAACGATCGGACAACGCAGAACATAAGCTATTTTCAAAGTCCGAATTATCCAGCCCCGATCGAAGAGAGACTGTCTTGCACCTTCACAATCGGTCTGCGATGGAACACGCAGCAGGTTCTGgtggaatttgtgtttttcgaGATGGCTCCGCCTGTCGAAGGAAATTGTTACGAGGATCAATTAATCATATCAGTGCAAAACAGCCGTCGAAAATACCCGATTATATGTGGCATCAATAGTGGACAACATC TTTATTTACAGATTGAGAGGGAATCTTCCCCCTTTGTGTATTTGACGGCTACATCGAATTCCGTTCATCCAAAAGCATTCAGTATAAAAATCACACAA CTTGCGTTCCCACAGGCTCCTCAAGGATGTCTGCAGTTTTTTGTCACTATTACGGGATTTATCAAATCGTTCAATTACGACAATCATTCGACGGTGGTAACCAGAAGAAATCCCAGCTATTTG AATAACCTCAACTACGCTATCTGTATCATGCGAGTATCAAACTTTTGTTCTGTGACTTTCACAAATTCGGACGAGCAGGGAGAAGAGAACTTATTCCAGCTGGTCAACACGGATGAAG aagGAGTAAACCTAGTTCGTGACAACACAGCGGGTGTGGAAATATACAACTGCCCAGACGACTACATAGCGATTAACTATCTCCGATTGTGCGGTAATCGTCTGAACGATGGGTCCGTTAACGAAGATTACACCCAAAACAGTTCGGTCAATGACGACAGTGGAGGCCCCATAATTGTTCCGGTTCGGTCCGACGAGCAAACGGTTGGACGGGGCTTCAAATTGATGTTTCGACAAGAGATTTGCACGAAGAG